A portion of the Ferrimonas lipolytica genome contains these proteins:
- a CDS encoding MSCRAMM family protein, whose product MNRSSSAIILGCSLLALLLPSGSWASNDNAALKNSRLISALKRIQQSYENPSNKATDMGAQASGIPAGEELLLDVTVAQQLHSDIWGIKSNSGAMLSLQDFFDLLQIPIEIDLSSELVEGWYFNPNNRFKLTSNLTTGQRQVSINGVELPVNDDTFLLLDDELLVDANQLANWFGLDLAINYRQMSLTIESSQTLPFEQQLARRERSLSSKPNDTPSFTEADNSYQLLSAPVLDLQLQGNFSENYNNGYFSALGSHDLAFMNSQYYFSGSSESGLDNARFTLSNQSNHNDLLGPLQVSQYSIGDVSPVSHGINSSSGLSRGARISNRNNNQLTNTRKITLDGDIQPGWDIELYHNELLIDQQFSNQNGRYEFNDVSLRIGDNRFELVFYGPYGEIERKSKQVLVDIDSTTEQQWVYDFSAVELNSGLFDQFDNKNSSEQGLQLSSQLQRGLNQRWSVELGASYLDNSVGADQQSLSLGSNYALWDNWLLDGLYQWDDQNDNGYHFGIRGQRQQHSFSAYIEQYHRDNKQWGTEVSGQPAFGDSINLNYLLSWTDYQTSSSHQQLRQSLNWRIANIGYEHSLLWGKNDYSEDSLKGSFRSQFNRFGVFSQLTLDYSALPQWQLDKVKVDLSWPIIPYLSGDVEAFYKPQYDQYQVQTAFTWQQNSWYLNSYFRWDSVQEWSLGLLARISVGYDNKTDSVLLTKQSLANSGTVLVRVFEDSNLNGKYDEDELLVKNAKVKAPQSRRQGYTNDSGIATLTSMPLLRATDVVLDRDSLEDGFLIPTQPGVAVAPKRGQMVVLEIPLVEAAEIDGTIYLQKDPDKGDEPAAYAGLMLKDKQGQTVATTQAEYDGYYLFTDIIPGDYQVVVDPEYAQRQKLRTVEPATAALHQPGTVLAGLDMTLERKQTLTGYAAAIGTFKSLALMQSYWHLLQPRLVGFELNGFYSIDASGYQLNAALYQQENEADLVCRKLQQTGISCNVSLYQRDF is encoded by the coding sequence ATGAACCGATCTTCATCAGCTATTATTTTAGGCTGTAGCTTACTTGCTCTGCTACTGCCAAGTGGTAGTTGGGCGAGTAACGACAACGCAGCCCTTAAAAATTCACGGTTAATCTCAGCGCTAAAGCGGATCCAACAAAGTTATGAGAACCCATCGAATAAAGCCACCGATATGGGGGCTCAGGCCAGTGGTATTCCGGCAGGGGAAGAGTTGTTGTTAGATGTTACCGTAGCGCAGCAGCTGCACAGCGATATTTGGGGGATAAAAAGTAATTCAGGTGCGATGCTCAGCTTGCAAGATTTCTTCGATCTATTGCAGATCCCCATCGAGATTGATCTTAGCTCCGAGCTGGTTGAGGGGTGGTACTTCAATCCCAACAATCGCTTTAAACTGACTAGTAATCTGACGACTGGACAACGCCAAGTTAGCATCAATGGCGTCGAGCTTCCGGTCAATGACGACACTTTTTTATTACTGGACGACGAACTATTGGTCGATGCCAACCAGCTCGCCAATTGGTTTGGGTTGGACTTAGCCATCAACTATCGCCAAATGAGTCTTACTATTGAGTCGTCACAGACACTACCGTTTGAGCAGCAATTGGCGCGACGAGAACGGAGTCTGAGTAGCAAACCAAACGATACACCAAGCTTTACCGAAGCGGATAACAGCTACCAATTGCTGTCTGCTCCAGTGCTCGACTTGCAGCTACAAGGCAATTTCAGTGAAAACTATAATAACGGCTACTTCTCCGCCTTAGGTAGCCATGATCTGGCCTTTATGAATAGCCAGTATTACTTCTCTGGCAGCAGCGAATCTGGTCTCGATAATGCCCGTTTTACCCTAAGTAACCAATCCAACCACAATGATCTGTTAGGCCCACTGCAGGTAAGCCAATACAGTATTGGCGATGTTAGCCCGGTCAGCCACGGCATTAACAGCAGCAGCGGCTTAAGTCGCGGAGCACGGATCAGCAACCGCAATAACAATCAACTCACCAATACTCGCAAAATAACCCTTGATGGCGATATACAACCTGGCTGGGATATCGAGCTTTATCACAATGAGCTGTTAATAGATCAGCAGTTCAGTAATCAAAACGGACGCTATGAATTTAATGACGTTTCACTCCGCATTGGTGATAACCGTTTTGAGCTGGTTTTTTACGGCCCATATGGTGAAATTGAACGGAAAAGCAAACAGGTACTGGTAGATATCGACAGCACCACCGAACAGCAATGGGTTTACGATTTTTCAGCCGTCGAACTGAATAGTGGTCTGTTTGATCAATTTGACAATAAAAACAGCAGTGAACAAGGGCTGCAACTGAGCAGTCAGCTGCAGCGTGGCCTGAACCAACGCTGGTCGGTCGAACTAGGAGCAAGTTACCTAGACAACAGTGTCGGTGCCGACCAACAAAGCCTCTCACTTGGCAGTAACTATGCTTTGTGGGACAACTGGCTGTTGGATGGACTGTACCAATGGGATGACCAGAACGACAATGGCTATCACTTTGGGATTCGAGGCCAGCGCCAACAACACAGCTTCAGTGCTTACATCGAGCAATATCATCGAGACAATAAACAGTGGGGTACAGAGGTCAGTGGTCAACCCGCCTTCGGTGACAGCATCAATCTGAACTACTTACTGAGTTGGACCGACTATCAGACCTCCAGCAGTCATCAACAGCTGCGTCAGAGCCTAAACTGGCGCATAGCCAACATTGGTTATGAACATTCGTTGCTCTGGGGCAAAAACGATTACAGCGAAGATTCATTAAAGGGAAGTTTCCGCAGTCAGTTCAATCGGTTCGGTGTATTTAGTCAACTAACGCTGGATTACAGTGCACTACCACAATGGCAACTGGATAAAGTAAAGGTCGATTTATCATGGCCTATCATCCCCTACCTTAGTGGCGATGTGGAAGCGTTCTATAAGCCACAGTATGACCAATATCAGGTACAAACAGCCTTCACTTGGCAACAGAACTCATGGTATCTCAACAGTTACTTCAGGTGGGACTCGGTACAAGAGTGGAGTCTTGGCTTATTAGCGCGGATCAGCGTCGGTTACGACAATAAAACGGACAGCGTATTGCTCACCAAACAATCGCTGGCAAACTCTGGCACCGTGTTGGTTCGCGTATTCGAAGACAGTAACCTCAACGGCAAATACGACGAGGATGAACTGCTGGTTAAAAATGCCAAGGTGAAAGCTCCTCAAAGCCGTCGGCAGGGTTACACCAACGACTCTGGCATAGCGACACTCACCTCAATGCCGCTGCTTCGCGCCACAGATGTTGTACTTGATCGTGACAGTCTAGAGGATGGATTTCTGATCCCAACTCAACCGGGCGTGGCCGTTGCACCTAAGCGTGGCCAGATGGTCGTTCTAGAAATTCCTCTGGTCGAAGCCGCTGAGATTGATGGCACAATCTATCTGCAAAAAGATCCCGATAAAGGTGATGAGCCAGCCGCATACGCGGGTCTAATGCTAAAAGATAAACAGGGCCAAACGGTAGCCACCACGCAAGCGGAATACGATGGCTATTATCTGTTTACCGACATCATTCCTGGAGATTATCAGGTAGTCGTTGATCCGGAATACGCCCAGCGCCAAAAACTGCGCACGGTAGAACCAGCGACTGCAGCACTACACCAACCGGGTACGGTGTTAGCAGGGCTAGATATGACCCTAGAGCGCAAACAAACCTTAACAGGATATGCTGCTGCCATCGGCACCTTTAAATCATTAGCATTAATGCAGAGCTACTGGCATCTATTGCAACCTAGGTTAGTCGGTTTCGAACTCAACGGTTTTTATTCCATTGACGCCAGCGGTTACCAATTAAATGCGGCGTTATATCAACAAGAAAACGAAGCCGACTTGGTCTGTCGAAAACTCCAACAAACTGGTATAAGCTGTAATGTCAGTCTGTATCAGCGCGATTTTTAG
- a CDS encoding SPOR domain-containing protein, giving the protein MNRPTQCFSVSMKRALIPVVLLISGCATNVDQDPRLEQLNSQVVQLQQQMSDYKKMEPKLKHLVELEGDLKIVVDELAQMTSELPNIPPPAHTTPNISEPAAPQVAAATPPTPLENTESAVINATPADKLKPKIATAVAPSMAQEATPKTEAVTSPNNPVTIATANAVIDIQLVSFKNERLTVAAWQKIRRKHEQLLGNLDPFIEKATLKQGTFYRLKVGPFDNKNAAIATCNKLRKANQDCNVTTALL; this is encoded by the coding sequence ATGAATCGTCCAACTCAGTGTTTTTCTGTGAGCATGAAGCGAGCGCTAATACCTGTGGTGCTGTTAATTTCTGGTTGTGCAACCAATGTCGACCAAGATCCTCGGCTAGAGCAACTAAACTCGCAAGTGGTTCAGTTGCAGCAGCAGATGTCTGACTATAAGAAAATGGAACCCAAGCTTAAACACCTAGTTGAGCTCGAAGGCGATCTAAAGATTGTGGTTGATGAGTTAGCACAAATGACTTCTGAGCTACCAAATATCCCCCCCCCTGCGCATACTACCCCAAATATCTCTGAGCCCGCGGCTCCTCAGGTTGCTGCTGCCACACCTCCAACTCCGCTCGAAAATACAGAATCGGCAGTTATCAACGCTACGCCAGCCGATAAACTCAAGCCTAAAATAGCGACTGCGGTAGCCCCATCAATGGCACAAGAAGCCACGCCTAAAACAGAGGCTGTTACTAGCCCCAACAACCCGGTGACCATTGCAACAGCTAACGCTGTTATCGATATTCAGCTCGTTTCCTTTAAGAACGAACGCCTTACGGTGGCGGCTTGGCAAAAGATCCGTCGCAAGCATGAACAGCTTTTGGGGAATCTCGATCCGTTCATCGAAAAAGCGACCTTAAAACAAGGTACCTTCTACCGACTTAAGGTGGGTCCGTTTGACAATAAAAACGCAGCAATAGCGACCTGCAACAAACTTAGAAAAGCCAATCAAGATTGCAACGTAACAACGGCGTTGCTGTAA